TGTGGAATGTCGGTGGGTTGATGTGATGTGCTGCATTCTGTTGTTTGCTGTTTCTGAATAGTAGTTCTTGTGAATGTATGTAGGGGCATATTTGCTTATTCTCGGGTTGGCTGAGGGAATTTTATGGTCCTGGATTTCTGGAAGTGCTTGCTCCTCAGTTGGTTTCAAGAAAAGTGTAAGTCACATGTGGAGGTTTTGCCATATTGAAGTATATACCTTTTTTCGTTTAGCTGTCTTGCATTTGTATGCATTTACAGCACGACAAACTCTCTCAAGAAATATGACTGATGCTTGACCTGCTCTGAAGAAAGTAATGCAGCTTGTTTTAAGTGATTTTCTGTATGgtcaattatattttttttctgattctCTTGCAGTTGGGCTGTTGTCTTGCCATGTGGTTCCCGCAAACCTACCAAGCCTTACAAGTTGGAGCTTGCCATCTATTCTAGTCTACAGGTATTAACAAGTATAATATGTGATTCGAATATAGAGTAGAAGtttagcttttgtttttatcgTTCTTAATTGTAATCATCTAAAGTACTTTCACCATTCATATACGTGATATGGATTCGAGATAGATCAGGACACAACAGTTatattctttttcaatttCCAGTGAATAACCTACTCGATTCTTACAATGTGCTCTGAACTTTGGAGTTGAGATGCTTTATAATCTAGCATTATTTCTCTTTTATAGCCTCTTTTAAGTGGAAATTTATAGGAGTTGAATAGACTTTGGGGATGAACTTGATATGGAAATTCATCCCCATTCAACCTCCTGGAGGCTGAAAGAcctttatttttgtttcaagTTGGGCCACTGCAGTGATGTCTAAGCATATTCAAGTGATATACATTTATTCTGCCACTAAAAAGCCACTGGCTTCTTAGCTTTAAAGTATAATGTTCCTTTTTGTCAGTCAATTTCTACTGTGATAAATACAATGCATTTACTGGTCATGTAGGGTTTAGTAACATATTGTCATGTCACATATGTTCTTGTTGGTGTTTTCTGATGTTGGCTCATTTTCTATCATCTGTAATTTTAGAGTCCAACATTattgattattattttttctctaCTCTAGATTGAAATATCTTTGTTTAATGTGTTTTAATTGCCTAATAGTATGGGCATGTTCTTATTTTGGTGTTCTTATATCttattttaacttttttttcccttttataAACAGGATGCCCAACCACGTACGGTTATCGGACTGTGGAAAGTCAATCTGGAAGAACCGAAATCCCATCTGTCTGATCCCTCAGTTATCATTCATGATATCTCCTCAAGTAATTCGTTAATTCTGAAACAGTTTTTAGGGGTGTATTAACCTTGTTTTGATTAGGTCATAAAATGGGAGTTGATGTCATATCATTCCCCCAgccatttttttaattgaattttatGTCCATGCATAGTCCCAAGAGGCAGGAGACGGAGGCACAGGCATCAAACGCCTAGGCGTAAGTATTGTTTGTTAATCTTAGTTTATTTTGAAAGTGATCTTACGATAAATTAAAGTCGGATATCTTCTGGCTAAAGTACAGTAGTAATGCTGTGATGCCACTCTCCGGCCTCCTAGGCGTAAGTATTGTTTGTTAATCTTAGTTTATTTTGAAAGTGATCTTACGATAAATTAAAGTCGGATATCTTCTGGCTAAAGTACAGTAGTAATGCTGTGATGCCACTCTCCGGCCTCCTATAGTCCTTCCTATCCAAAATAATAGGTTTatttaaggaaaaaaaaaggtctaCAATAGGCATGCTGCATGCAGTCTAATGGACCTGCAAATTTAGGGCATTCTATTTCTGATATTGCTATTTGGTCTTATTCGCTTCCTCCCCAGGTGTTTCCTGCTTTCCAGTTTGATCTTTGGGGCATGGTTGCACCAGGGGCTTCTCTCTGTAGTTTTTTTCGTTACTATTAAATGCTGTATATATCTAGCTAGGATGAATTTAGTTGTAATGTTAAGATCTCAAGTAAGCTCTGTGTATTTTTGTTGTTATGGCATTCAAAGTCTGCATGCTTTCTTTGCAGAAGCACGTATTAGGCTGGCATCTGGAAATGAAAGTGACAAGCAACAACTTCAGTGGTTTACCAATGCATGCAAGGGAATACCACAGGTAAGAGTGATCTGTGTAACTTTatctcgttttttttttctgtctttCCATCCCTCTGAACAATGGAATACCTTACATGATAAATAAGTGTGTGGTGGTAAGTAGTTGCGAGAGTACTTGCAACCTCTTGGGCATTGCGTAAGAAGTTGCAAAAGTTATCTGTTCACtacaacttttttttaaatcctCTCTAGCAACTTAGAAATACATAATATCACTGCACAGGAGCGGGTTAATTATTGTTGAGTGAAAAGACAGTTATCTATGATGGGTCATGAAATTTCTGATATTTTCCCTATTACACTTGCCAACTTGCCAACAATAAGATTATGACTTTTGTTGAATGGCTATCTTACTTGCATTGGAGTGGAGTCCctacatttgatataatgaagTACTTTTCTACAGACtataatgtaaacaatgtgTGCTAGACTACACTGTTATGTAGtgcaaattttttttccatttttatttctGGTAATGCCATATTTTGTCATATGCTGGACCAAGGTTGGCTATTTTTTCCTGAAATGTCTTCTATGATAAGTCACTAAGCAAGAGTTTGGAGAGCCTATTCTAAATcagattttataattttcagtCACGACCTGCATTTTTGGGTAATAACAATCCAGCAACTGCACCCCCAGCAACTGCAGAAGATGTAGAGGCGGCAATGACTCTGAGTGCCTCCCTTCAGTCTGCTTCGCAGGAGAGACCACCCTTTCCAGATGCACACCCAACCTATGCATCGAGTGCCTCAGGTAGCTCCAGTACCTCTACAGGTGCTTCTAACTTGAATGGTTGGAGTACGTCCGCAGAGAGTGGGAGCTATAACAGTTGGGGTGCACCAATTGCAGGTGCTTCTTCAAAAGTAAGTAGCAGCGACTGGTCAGGTGTTCAAACTGGCCCAGTTGGCAGCTCAACTGGACATGCAATCTCTAGTACCCAAACAGCTCCTACTTCAGAAATAGTTGTATCATCAACACAATCAGCTGCAAACCCATCTGCTCCACCCCCATCAGCTCCACCAGTTTTAGATGAAAGTCTAGATGAATATCCTATTGCGTATCCATCAATTGATGATAGCCCTATTGATTTGTCAAACCCAACTGTTGAAAGCACTCAGAGTATACCCCCGATGGTCGATGAAAAGAAAGGTGATGAGGTGTCTTCTTCATGTGTGATTTGTTTAGATGCGCCAGTTGAAGGGGCGTGCATCCCATGTGGCCACATGGCGGGATGCATGTCTTGTTTGACTGAGATCAAAGGTAAGAAATGGGGCTGCCCTGTATGCCGAGCGAAAATTGAACAGGTTGTAAGGCTTTATGCTGTATGAGTTGTTCGAATCAACCAGACTATTACTGCAACTCGAACACGTTGCAGTCTTTGAAGAATCTGTTTGTCTCCATTAATAGATGAGGTTCTATGTTACGAGCCCCTCAGGAGATTTTGATGTACATACTCGTAGTCTATCACCTTTAACCATGGTTCTTTTTATGTATCAGTGTCGCATCAGCTTcttgttttaaattttcatGGCTTGTAAGTTCTGTATGTAAAACGATCTTATTTCCCAAAAATCTTGAGGGATTGACACAGGTTTCATGTTCATATCTGCTTGTGGACGAGTTATGAGCTTATGATATCTACTTTCCATATCTATTCAGCTTAGATTGTTGCATCTAGTGCATTACTGCGAACACATCTTAATTAGACAATCCTTGACTTGCATATAGGTATGGGAGATGTTGCTCGTTAGTCACTGCAAGCACA
This is a stretch of genomic DNA from Argentina anserina chromosome 4, drPotAnse1.1, whole genome shotgun sequence. It encodes these proteins:
- the LOC126791928 gene encoding putative E3 ubiquitin-protein ligase XBAT34 isoform X3, with the translated sequence MGLQQSKEELLYDHVGSANVDGIKSLHSQGAGLEWIDREGKTPLIVACMNPGLTNVAKTLIELGANVNAYRPGRQAGTPLHHAAKRGLEETVNLLLSRGANVLIMNDDCQSPLDVARAKGHSNVVRAIEGHICLFSGWLREFYGPGFLEVLAPQLVSRKVWAVVLPCGSRKPTKPYKLELAIYSSLQDAQPRTVIGLWKVNLEEPKSHLSDPSVIIHDISSIPRGRRRRHRHQTPRQARIRLASGNESDKQQLQWFTNACKGIPQSRPAFLGNNNPATAPPATAEDVEAAMTLSASLQSASQERPPFPDAHPTYASSASGASSKVSSSDWSGVQTGPVGSSTGHAISSTQTAPTSEIVVSSTQSAANPSAPPPSAPPVLDESLDEYPIAYPSIDDSPIDLSNPTVESTQSIPPMVDEKKGDEVSSSCVICLDAPVEGACIPCGHMAGCMSCLTEIKGKKWGCPVCRAKIEQVVRLYAV
- the LOC126791928 gene encoding putative E3 ubiquitin-protein ligase XBAT34 isoform X2 — its product is MGLQQSKEELLYDHVGSANVDGIKSLHSQGAGLEWIDREGKTPLIVACMNPGLTNVAKTLIELGANVNAYRPGRQAGTPLHHAAKRGLEETVNLLLSRGANVLIMNDDCQSPLDVARAKGHSNVVRAIEGHICLFSGWLREFYGPGFLEVLAPQLVSRKVWAVVLPCGSRKPTKPYKLELAIYSSLQDAQPRTVIGLWKVNLEEPKSHLSDPSVIIHDISSKARIRLASGNESDKQQLQWFTNACKGIPQSRPAFLGNNNPATAPPATAEDVEAAMTLSASLQSASQERPPFPDAHPTYASSASGSSSTSTGASNLNGWSTSAESGSYNSWGAPIAGASSKVSSSDWSGVQTGPVGSSTGHAISSTQTAPTSEIVVSSTQSAANPSAPPPSAPPVLDESLDEYPIAYPSIDDSPIDLSNPTVESTQSIPPMVDEKKGDEVSSSCVICLDAPVEGACIPCGHMAGCMSCLTEIKGKKWGCPVCRAKIEQVVRLYAV
- the LOC126791928 gene encoding putative E3 ubiquitin-protein ligase XBAT34 isoform X1; this translates as MGLQQSKEELLYDHVGSANVDGIKSLHSQGAGLEWIDREGKTPLIVACMNPGLTNVAKTLIELGANVNAYRPGRQAGTPLHHAAKRGLEETVNLLLSRGANVLIMNDDCQSPLDVARAKGHSNVVRAIEGHICLFSGWLREFYGPGFLEVLAPQLVSRKVWAVVLPCGSRKPTKPYKLELAIYSSLQDAQPRTVIGLWKVNLEEPKSHLSDPSVIIHDISSIPRGRRRRHRHQTPRQARIRLASGNESDKQQLQWFTNACKGIPQSRPAFLGNNNPATAPPATAEDVEAAMTLSASLQSASQERPPFPDAHPTYASSASGSSSTSTGASNLNGWSTSAESGSYNSWGAPIAGASSKVSSSDWSGVQTGPVGSSTGHAISSTQTAPTSEIVVSSTQSAANPSAPPPSAPPVLDESLDEYPIAYPSIDDSPIDLSNPTVESTQSIPPMVDEKKGDEVSSSCVICLDAPVEGACIPCGHMAGCMSCLTEIKGKKWGCPVCRAKIEQVVRLYAV